In Granulicella sibirica, the sequence TCCCGCATCTGGTCACAGATGTCGCGCATGCCCTTATCCATGATTACCGGAGAGGTCTGCGAGAGAAAGACGCGGAAAGGGATCTTGCGGCGGAAGATGGTCTCCTGCTTGCGAACCACCTTGATGACGTTGACAGCCTCGTCCGCGTCAAGCTGGTTGCCCTTCATCGGGATCAGGACAAGATCGGCGCGGCCGATCGCCACCGAGACCTCATCGTTTCGGCTGCCTTCGAGATCCACGATGACGTACGGATCCGATGCGGCGTCGATCACGTCCGCGACATCCGTGCGGAAGGCCGTCTTAACGGTCAGGTTGTGGGGGACCCCGTCTGGAAAGCGGCTCGACCACAGCGCGAGTGGCGCATTAGGATCCGCATCGATAAGCGTGGTCCGAGCCCCATGGTGGGTAAGCACGGAGGCGAGCGAGAGAGCGGACGTCGTTTTGCCCACCCCTCCCTTACTGGATGCGAAGACGATTACTTGCATAAGCACATGTCCTTGGTAATCCATTGAGCGTTTCGTCTACTGAGTGCAATTCATGTGTGGCGACAGATGCTAGAAGAAAGCTAGCAGGTAGCTACCAAAAACCTACCCTCTACCCTACATCCTATCCCCCTCCAAGTGAGTCTAGAGCGCTTCGGGCGCTGTAGAGAGTATAAGTCTGGTACCTGTACGGTACTTTCTGGGTAGAAAGTAGCTATAAGCGATAAATTTACTAGCTAGCTCATACCTACCGGATAGCTACCGCTTATTATATTCAATAACCGGATGCGGCTCAGCGCTCGCCGATCCATCACGTGCCGACCCTGCTGACTATCAGCCTTTTCGACACCGTCAGCGGAGCATATGCTACTTGGTAGCTATCGGCTACCTCGTCTCTCGACCCGCTGTGTTCTGACGGTAGAGGTATCGAAGCGATATGTTGTCTCCATTCTCACGTGCCGAAACTCACCTCGGCGTCATGTGCAGAGGATCTACAGAGGGCAGAGAGCCGCAACGAGGTGAGAGAAGAACGCTGATTGGAAACAAAGCCCAAATGTGATTGGTCACGGACATAGACCAGACGAAGGATCCGGTTTCGACGCCACGCATCCTCTCGGAGACAGATCACGCTTCGGGCGGCCAATCGATTGCCCTAGCCCGAAAATGACGCATAAACGGCAGCATCTGAAGCCTTTTCGTATCCGGGAATGGCTGCGCGATTGCGCATTATTGTCCGTTGATGTTCTCAACGGCCCTACACCGCTAGCTGCTATCAGACCGTCAGTACGGCTCCCAAGGCGCATGTGCCTAATCTCGATAGCTGACCTCGACCAGCCCACGTTGTAGGGACAGCTCAGCGAGAACACTGCGCCCGTAGCGAGGACGCTCCGCCAGGACCACCGCCATACCGCCGTCCTCTATGTCCTTGCCTATTGTCCGTCAGCCCCGGCACGTTGAGAGTCGCGGTATGCCTTCGACAAGCGCTCCCTGCGGGCGGCGTATATACCGTGAATGCGATGGAACTCAGGGGCGCTCGTTTGGGTCTGCGTGCCCAGGATGCGGGCGATGAAGAAGTTGTGGCTTCCAAGGGGAAGGGCACTCTCTATCTGAAGCTCGCGAACGGTGAGAGCGAAGTCAGGCACAGGGATACCGAGAGATGGTGATGGATGGAGGCTAAAGGGTAGGTGGGCGAAGTCGATCGAGGTCTGATGGTGATGCGCGCCCATGTCGCGGACGACTTGCGCCTGCTCAAACGGGACGGTGCTGATGGCGAACTGGGAGTGATTCGACACTGCGGCTCCAGCCTTTTTGCTCGCATTGAGGGCGAAGACGAAGTGATGCTCGCCGACCCGGCCCATGAGGTTGAGTGGGAAGATGTTGCCAGCGCCCGCCTGAAAGAGGCTGACGAGGACGACCGGCCGTGGACAGAGGAAGACAACCTCGTTGCAGCGGTTATCGAGCGACAGGATTTGCGGGCGTCCGGAGCGGCGTGCTTGCCAACGTTCGTGTGCGAAGTAGAGGGATCGTATCCACCGACGGTGGCGCGGGAGGCAGGTACTGATGCAGTCCGTCGCGCGGTAAAGCCGCAGCTCGGGTCCTGATGTAGCGACCGTGCTGTGATATTGGAGATCGATTTTGCCGAGCACTTGACGTTGCCCCGCGCGCTCGACGAAGTGAAGCGATACGCCTGGGCTATCAAGGGATTGTTCGGGCACGCCCTTCTCGAAGGAGATGCAGAAGAAGGCCGGCATCGGACATGCCACGGAGTGGCAATGGGTGACATCCCGTGGTTCACCCATGCCGTGAAGCCAGACCGCGACTTCCGTCTGCGGGGAGTGGAGCGGGAGGTCAAGTGCTGTTGAGTAACCTGGATGGCCAAGCAGCCGGGACCGAAGAGCCTTGCGGAAGTTTCGGGGAGGTTTCATTCGCGTTCGAACTCGAGGAGCACGCAGTCGGCCATGTTGCGGAACAGGGGAAGGGAGCCGATGCGGCGGTCGATGGTCGCGAGGACCCGAATGAGACGGGGAAGGCGCATGGCGAAAGACTCGGCGTAGGAAGGAGGAACGACGATGCCAATTCCTGTCCACCGGACGAGGCGGAATGCCGGCCGCATTTGAGATTCAATCTGAGTGACCGTGGGGCGCCTTATGATGAGGCCCCTTGTGGGGGAATAGGTCTGAGATGTCAGAAGGCGGCGGAAGGCCCTCTTCGGCTTGCCCTGCGCAAGGAACCAGAGAATCTCAAGAGGGACGAAGCGGCCCATCATGCAGATGACCAGGCTCGCCTTCGGCTTCAGCAGAGGCCCCAGATCTTCGGATACGTCATGGAGATTCGCGACACAGTTGAGACCGGAGAAGTTCGAGAATGCCCCGTCGAAGAGGTCTTCCGCGGTAAGCGAAGAGAGGTGCTCCGCAGCGAGAACGCGGAAGTCGGGTGGCGGAGACACGCCTTCCCCCGCTGCGTGAGCCCGCGCGAGTTCAATCATGCGCGGAGAGATATCGCAGGCAACGACATGTACGCCACGACGTGCCAGTGAGACGGCGTCGATGCCAGTGCCGCAGCACAACTCAAGCACACGGTGTCCGGGCTGAAAGGTGCGATCGAGCGCCTTCCGGACGGTGCCGCGGCGGATCTTCCCGACGGTCGTGCCGCTGAAGTCCTGTTCATAGGTCTCCGCAGCAGAGTTCCAGTAGAGCTCTGCTAAGTGGCCGGGATTGGAGGGCGTCGCCATCTGCCTTGGTCTCCTCACTCTATTCAGCCGCGCAGGAAGCGTTGTCATGCGAATGTCAAACGCTTGCCACGCTTCAGGTGACATCAGACCCGAATGATGAGGCGATGACATCAGCGTGACAACCGATGGCCGGGCGATTGGCACACTATCGGTGGAGTTGTGATGCGCGAAGAGCGACAGTTACCCATGCCTTCTTGGAAGAGCGATGAGCTTGACTCTCCGATCCCACCTGCGAGTGAGCCGGCCTACTACGATGGCGCACTCGGGGCCTGGGTGCTGACCACGCACGCCGATGTGCTTGCGGCCCTGCGATCGCCGAGCATGGTGATGGATGGTAGTAAAGCAGCAACAGACGAAGACATGCGGACTCTCGAAAGAATGCGTGAGGAAACGATTGCGGCCCTGTCGGGTCCGCAGCTTCGCAGATGGTCTGACACGATGAAACCCTTCGTGGAAGAGCGGATTACTTTGCTACCGGAGCGCGAGGTCGTGGACTTAGTGGGAGCTTATCTGCAGCCCATGTGCCTGCAGCTTGCCGCCATTGTCACGGAGGTCGACGAGAAGGATGCCGCACGTCTAAGAGAGTTGGCGATTCCGGTTTCGGCTTCGGCGGCTGAGCCCTCGGACGATGGGTTGCGTGAGCAGGCGCGAGCGGTAACCGCAGAGTTACAGGCGTGCTTTCATGCGAAGGCAAAGACTTTACGCGACTCCGGGTTTGTCGCGTTGTCGCATACGCTGCCTAGTCTGCTTGCGAATGGATGCTACGCGCTTCTGCACTATCCGAAGCAATGGACGTTACTGCATCGCAAGCCTGAGCTGATGGAGCAAGGCGTCGAAGAGTTGATGCGTTATGGAGGGTTGAGCCGATATCTGCGCAGGCAGGCTACCGAGGATATGGTTCTGGCGGGGGTCTCTCTTCGCAAGGGTGATCGGCTGATTCTTCGCATTGTGGCGGCGAATCACGATCCAGCGCGATTTGTATGTCCGAACGACCTGGAGGTGCTTCGACGCGGGCGCGGCCAGTTGACGCTGGGGGCTGGTCCGCATGCCTGTGTGGGGGCAGGGCTGTTGCGCATGGCTGCGGCGGTGGTTCTGCGGCCCCTGTTGATGCGCTTTGCGTCAGCGGAGCATGGAGGCTCTGTCGAATGGATGGGAGGATCGGGCTTCCGCGCCCCGTCAAGGTTGCCGGTGGTGCTGCACCTGCAAAAGCAGTCCAGCGAGACGAGTAACGAAAAGACGTCCTGACCGGGCGAGTTGCGGTGTGAGCAGTGCCATACAGGTGATGCAGATAATGGCGACGGCGAACCAGAAACGGCCGAGGTGGTTCCATGCGGGAATGGGTTGCAGGACGCGTGTACCGATGAAGGTAAAGGTGACCGCGTACGAGCGGACCATCCAGGTTCGATGCGCAGCGATATTGCGACTCATTGCCGCGCGGATGCCGATGCCTGTGGCCGTGAACCATGCTCCTGCCTGAATGGCGATGGCGATCCTGAAGTAGATCGCCTTTGGATAGTGCGCATGCGCGGTCGATAAGATGGCCAGCGGAGCAGCCAGAGACACAGAGAAGGCATAGAGACGACCAAGGTTGCGATGCAACCGAGTGTGACGTCGACGAAGCCGACTGGAGAACTGAAGTGGACCAAGGATGAACGCTATGGTTCCTGCAATTGCGTGGGGGATAAGGACCCAACGAAGAGCGTGGAGTTGTGCTTTCTCCTGTGGCTGCCTGAAGAGAGGTATCTCGCTGTAGAACAGTACGGAGGTTGCCGCCAGTGCCATCACAGTCCACAGTGCATACTTGAGGCGTCGATTCGTCTCGGCTGTTGGAAGCGGGATGCTCTTGGTCGCTGACATAGTCGTTGATGACCAGGGGTGTGTCAGGTTGCGATAAGAGGCATCTCCGCCTCGATCCTCGTGAGCATTCGGGCATAGCGTTCGCGCATCTCCGGACGCTCGGAGTTTCGGGCGAGCTCTGACAACTCCTTCAGGGATGGCCTAAGCTCCAACGGCAGAGATCTCCAGTAGTACTTCAGGTCATCGGTGGGCCATAGGGAGTAGGTTCGTTCCCATGAGCGCCTGCCGGAGCCTGTGAAGACCAGGACACCGGGATTGACCGGGCGAAGATAGCTCTGGAAGCGGCAGTCGAGCGAGACGCGAAGTTGACTGGAACGATTGGGCGCGGCCTCATGAACGGTCAAACTATGAAAGATCAGCAGGTCTCCGCAATGGATCGCACCACCTGCCCAGCCACTACCGCGTTCTGTTCCCGGGGTGATGTAGCCTGTCCTACCGGCGGTGGGTTGGAGGCCGTAACGATGCGAGCCCTCCAGGATCCGGAGCGGACCAAGATCGGGAGGGCAGTCGTGCAGCGGCAACCACGCTGTGAAGGTCTCGGTATCGCCTGCTACGGCGGTGTGGTCCTGGTGTGCGTGAATGATGCCTGGGCCGAAGTTTGGAAAGATCAGCCGGGCGGCCGATTTCGGATGAATCAGGAGTTCCTCGCCAACGAGTTGCTTCATCACGCGCTGCATGAGGGGGAGGTGCGGCAGGGCATGGAACGATGGCAGGCTGAAGACCTGGTCGTAGACGTCCTTGTACGCTGGATCGTCGTCCGCGCAAGCGGCGTTAGGGTTGGCGATTCGGTCGCTCGGGTTGCTACCGGGTAGAAGCCATCCTGCGGTGTGAAGGATGCTTATGATTTCCCGGGAGAGGACCTGCAGGATTTCTTGTGGCAGGAGATTGCGGACCAGGACATAGCCGTACGCATCTATCTGTTCTCGTAACGAGGTGGAGTCGAGCGAGGTACGATCGATTTCGTGAAATGGCTTCATTAAGACTGCTTCGAGCGTAGCTGCCGGGGGGTTTCGGCAGTGTCATGCAAGCGTCACGAGATTGTCTTTGTATTACATCGGAGGTGGTTACAAGTGCATGACGAACTCTACACAACAGCATGACATCTTTCCTCTGGCCTCGCCTCTATGCTAGCCAGGCTGGCAGTTACCCATGGCGACCGAGATACGAACTATCCCCCTTCCGCGCGCTTCCTCCACACCGTCACCGGCCTTGCAAGCCTGGGTACGCGTCGAATGGCTGCTCCTCTTCATCTGTGCAGGCGTATTTGCGCTTCGGACGGTGCCCTCGGCCTTCGCTACGCTTCAGACGGATTTTCCGAATTACTACCTCACCGCCAAGCTGGCGAGAGAGGGTGTCGACACCGCGCACGTATACGAGTGGCGCTGGCTGGCGCGTCAGAAAGATCATCATGAGATCGACCGCTCCGTCATTGGGCTGGTGCCGATCACACCCTTCTCGACCCTGGCTGTCGCTCCACTGGCGGGTTTCAAGCCTTTGATAGCCAAGCGTATCTGGCTCGTCTTTCAGATAGCACTTCTGCTTCCTATTGTGTATGGTCTCCGAGAGATGACTGGCCAACCGCTGCGGCGTATCGCACTGATTGTTCTCGGGTGCCCGCCACTGCATCGCAACCTTCTCTATGGGCAGTTCTACGTGTTGCTCACGGCGCTGTTGATTGGTGCATGCTGGGCTCACCAACGCAAGCGCATGAGCCTTGCGGGAGCGCTCGTGGCAATTGCGACTGCCATCAAACTCTTTCCGGTTGTTTTCTGCCTTTACTTCCTGCGCAAACGGGAGTGGCGTGCTTTGTTGGCGGCTGTTGCTACCGGGGCAGCCTGCATTGCAGTCTCGGTGAGCGTCTTCGGATGGGAGGTTCATCGAACCTATCTGCGTCAGATTCTGCCTTGGACACTTCGCGGCGAAGGATTTCCTCCCTACGCTCTTGGCAGCGGTTCTCTTTCCACGTTGCTGCACTGCCTGTTCGTCTACGAACCACAGTGGAACCCGCAGCCCTGGCATCCGTCTCCCGTGTTCTTCGTGGTTCTTCAGGCTGTGTTGCCGATGGTTATTCTCGCGCCGGCGCTGTTGCTTTGCGATGAACGCGACGATTCGGCGAGCCGAGTTGCACTGGAGTGGTCCGCGCTCACGGTTGGCACGCTGACAGTCTCGACGATTCCCGCGTCCTACAATTTCACGCTGCTCGTGCTGCCTATGACGGTCTTGGTTGCGTGGCTCCTACGCAGGCGTTCTTCGCTGGCATGGCTGGCTATCGTTTTGTACGTTGGCATAGGGCTGCCCAGCGGCTGGGATGTTGGATCTGCATCCGGGCTTGGCGCTGTATTGCAGGTGCCGCGTCTTTATATGCTCGTCGCGCTTGCTGCCGTGTTCTATGTGACGATGGGATCGATAGC encodes:
- a CDS encoding ParA family protein, which gives rise to MQVIVFASSKGGVGKTTSALSLASVLTHHGARTTLIDADPNAPLALWSSRFPDGVPHNLTVKTAFRTDVADVIDAASDPYVIVDLEGSRNDEVSVAIGRADLVLIPMKGNQLDADEAVNVIKVVRKQETIFRRKIPFRVFLSQTSPVIMDKGMRDICDQMRENSIPMLQNAIVERSAFKAPFRLGGTIYELTGREANNPEAAIANAETFAQEIRDILIGASMQSEVLHV
- a CDS encoding flavin reductase → MKPPRNFRKALRSRLLGHPGYSTALDLPLHSPQTEVAVWLHGMGEPRDVTHCHSVACPMPAFFCISFEKGVPEQSLDSPGVSLHFVERAGQRQVLGKIDLQYHSTVATSGPELRLYRATDCISTCLPRHRRWIRSLYFAHERWQARRSGRPQILSLDNRCNEVVFLCPRPVVLVSLFQAGAGNIFPLNLMGRVGEHHFVFALNASKKAGAAVSNHSQFAISTVPFEQAQVVRDMGAHHHQTSIDFAHLPFSLHPSPSLGIPVPDFALTVRELQIESALPLGSHNFFIARILGTQTQTSAPEFHRIHGIYAARRERLSKAYRDSQRAGADGQ
- a CDS encoding class I SAM-dependent methyltransferase; amino-acid sequence: MATPSNPGHLAELYWNSAAETYEQDFSGTTVGKIRRGTVRKALDRTFQPGHRVLELCCGTGIDAVSLARRGVHVVACDISPRMIELARAHAAGEGVSPPPDFRVLAAEHLSSLTAEDLFDGAFSNFSGLNCVANLHDVSEDLGPLLKPKASLVICMMGRFVPLEILWFLAQGKPKRAFRRLLTSQTYSPTRGLIIRRPTVTQIESQMRPAFRLVRWTGIGIVVPPSYAESFAMRLPRLIRVLATIDRRIGSLPLFRNMADCVLLEFERE
- a CDS encoding cytochrome P450, giving the protein MPSWKSDELDSPIPPASEPAYYDGALGAWVLTTHADVLAALRSPSMVMDGSKAATDEDMRTLERMREETIAALSGPQLRRWSDTMKPFVEERITLLPEREVVDLVGAYLQPMCLQLAAIVTEVDEKDAARLRELAIPVSASAAEPSDDGLREQARAVTAELQACFHAKAKTLRDSGFVALSHTLPSLLANGCYALLHYPKQWTLLHRKPELMEQGVEELMRYGGLSRYLRRQATEDMVLAGVSLRKGDRLILRIVAANHDPARFVCPNDLEVLRRGRGQLTLGAGPHACVGAGLLRMAAAVVLRPLLMRFASAEHGGSVEWMGGSGFRAPSRLPVVLHLQKQSSETSNEKTS
- a CDS encoding DUF2306 domain-containing protein; amino-acid sequence: MSATKSIPLPTAETNRRLKYALWTVMALAATSVLFYSEIPLFRQPQEKAQLHALRWVLIPHAIAGTIAFILGPLQFSSRLRRRHTRLHRNLGRLYAFSVSLAAPLAILSTAHAHYPKAIYFRIAIAIQAGAWFTATGIGIRAAMSRNIAAHRTWMVRSYAVTFTFIGTRVLQPIPAWNHLGRFWFAVAIICITCMALLTPQLARSGRLFVTRLAGLLLQVQHHRQP
- a CDS encoding phytanoyl-CoA dioxygenase family protein encodes the protein MKPFHEIDRTSLDSTSLREQIDAYGYVLVRNLLPQEILQVLSREIISILHTAGWLLPGSNPSDRIANPNAACADDDPAYKDVYDQVFSLPSFHALPHLPLMQRVMKQLVGEELLIHPKSAARLIFPNFGPGIIHAHQDHTAVAGDTETFTAWLPLHDCPPDLGPLRILEGSHRYGLQPTAGRTGYITPGTERGSGWAGGAIHCGDLLIFHSLTVHEAAPNRSSQLRVSLDCRFQSYLRPVNPGVLVFTGSGRRSWERTYSLWPTDDLKYYWRSLPLELRPSLKELSELARNSERPEMRERYARMLTRIEAEMPLIAT
- a CDS encoding glycosyltransferase family 87 protein, with the protein product MATEIRTIPLPRASSTPSPALQAWVRVEWLLLFICAGVFALRTVPSAFATLQTDFPNYYLTAKLAREGVDTAHVYEWRWLARQKDHHEIDRSVIGLVPITPFSTLAVAPLAGFKPLIAKRIWLVFQIALLLPIVYGLREMTGQPLRRIALIVLGCPPLHRNLLYGQFYVLLTALLIGACWAHQRKRMSLAGALVAIATAIKLFPVVFCLYFLRKREWRALLAAVATGAACIAVSVSVFGWEVHRTYLRQILPWTLRGEGFPPYALGSGSLSTLLHCLFVYEPQWNPQPWHPSPVFFVVLQAVLPMVILAPALLLCDERDDSASRVALEWSALTVGTLTVSTIPASYNFTLLVLPMTVLVAWLLRRRSSLAWLAIVLYVGIGLPSGWDVGSASGLGAVLQVPRLYMLVALAAVFYVTMGSIALHTPKRRRVTLAIGGILALVAALQVASGLHHQRGLYDDFAYRIPDASGALLTAAPGWHDGDVLRIAMQPTGYRLLEHMSAPPSNVPFSESAVGPDEISFATNNERVLVESAGARSTITSRGGGHLQGYRRCRVSDALPGWTISRVPAGSSWTWNRVRPPSSRGARSGTSFDAKHDRRGTGDVSSRRIADRCRACEGDLGLAPSAHQRGAESRGASGWRGSISRCFARWTLASLQPHGSRKLESRTP